One Pseudodesulfovibrio cashew DNA window includes the following coding sequences:
- the nhaB gene encoding sodium/proton antiporter NhaB, translating to MKTPMTKTFVQTFLGNAPSWYKLVIISFLVLNPILMLTAGTFIAGWALIAEFIFTLAMALKCYPLPSGGLLAIEAIIMGMTEPETVYHEALKNFEVILLLIFMVAGIYFMKDFLQFTFTRILVRVKSKKTISLMFCFAGAFLSAFLDALTVTAVIMAVAYGFYNVYHRYVSGKDNSDCHDLCCDQSVKEQNRAELLQFRGFLRNLMMHGAVGTALGGVCTLVGEPQNLLVGGEMGWHFIPFFLHAAPVTIPVFIVGMLTCQAVEKYKLFGYGFEMPGNIRSFLLETAIEMEEKQGQAGKLKLILQAAAGVWLILALAFHLAAVGLIGLSVIILLTSFTGIVEESRLGHAFEEALPFTALLVVFFSIVAVIHSQELFAPIIGYVLELKGQDQLAAYYVANGLLSSISDNVFVATVYISETKLHFIHVLDAVQGIGMSGQELMAKLTDPHIARADVLATLPQDAATYVKETMEHFDKLAVAINTGTNIPSVATPNGQAAFLFLLTSALAPVIRLSYGRMVLLALPYTITMSLTGLAAVYVFL from the coding sequence ATGAAAACACCAATGACGAAAACCTTTGTTCAGACGTTTCTAGGGAATGCTCCGAGCTGGTACAAGCTCGTGATCATCTCCTTTCTTGTCCTCAATCCGATTCTGATGCTGACCGCCGGCACCTTTATCGCCGGCTGGGCGCTTATTGCAGAATTCATCTTCACTCTGGCCATGGCCCTGAAATGCTACCCGCTGCCCTCGGGCGGCCTGCTGGCCATCGAGGCCATTATCATGGGCATGACCGAGCCCGAGACCGTCTATCATGAGGCGCTGAAGAACTTCGAGGTCATCCTGCTGCTGATCTTCATGGTTGCGGGCATCTACTTCATGAAGGATTTCCTTCAGTTCACCTTCACCCGCATCCTGGTCCGCGTTAAGTCCAAGAAGACCATCTCCCTGATGTTCTGCTTCGCGGGTGCCTTTCTCTCCGCCTTTCTCGACGCCCTGACCGTTACGGCGGTGATCATGGCCGTGGCTTACGGCTTCTACAACGTCTATCACCGGTACGTTTCCGGCAAGGACAACTCGGATTGCCACGACCTGTGTTGCGACCAGAGCGTCAAGGAGCAGAACAGGGCGGAGCTGCTGCAGTTCCGCGGCTTCCTTCGCAACCTGATGATGCATGGCGCGGTGGGCACGGCCCTGGGCGGCGTCTGCACCCTGGTCGGCGAGCCCCAGAACCTGCTGGTAGGCGGCGAGATGGGCTGGCATTTCATTCCCTTCTTCCTGCATGCCGCGCCCGTGACTATTCCGGTCTTTATCGTGGGCATGCTGACCTGCCAGGCCGTGGAGAAGTACAAGCTCTTCGGCTACGGCTTCGAGATGCCCGGCAACATCCGGTCGTTCCTGCTCGAGACCGCCATCGAGATGGAGGAGAAGCAGGGACAGGCCGGCAAACTCAAGCTGATCCTGCAGGCCGCAGCAGGCGTGTGGCTCATCCTGGCGCTGGCCTTCCACCTCGCCGCCGTGGGTCTGATCGGCCTTTCGGTCATCATTCTTTTGACTTCGTTCACCGGCATTGTCGAGGAAAGCCGCCTCGGCCACGCCTTTGAAGAGGCCCTGCCGTTTACCGCGCTGCTGGTCGTGTTCTTCTCGATCGTCGCGGTCATCCATTCGCAGGAGCTCTTCGCTCCCATTATCGGTTACGTCCTGGAACTGAAGGGCCAGGATCAGCTCGCGGCCTACTACGTGGCCAACGGCCTGCTCTCTTCCATCTCCGACAACGTGTTTGTTGCAACGGTCTACATTTCCGAGACCAAGCTGCATTTCATCCACGTGTTGGACGCCGTGCAAGGCATCGGGATGAGCGGCCAGGAGCTGATGGCCAAGCTGACGGACCCGCACATTGCGCGGGCGGACGTCCTGGCCACCCTTCCTCAGGACGCGGCAACATACGTCAAGGAGACGATGGAGCACTTCGACAAACTGGCCGTGGCCATCAACACCGGGACCAACATCCCGTCGGTGGCCACCCCTAACGGCCAGGCAGCGTTCCTCTTCCTGCTGACGAGTGCTCTAGCACCAGTCATTCGTCTCTCTTACGGCAGAATGGTCCTGCTGGCACTGCCATATACCATAACCATGTCCCTTACCGGACTGGCGGCAGTCTACGTGTTTCTCTAG
- a CDS encoding SLC13 family permease translates to MTPEIITVMAVLAFAVLLFIFEWVRVDVVGIIMMVLLPLLGLVTPQQAISGLSSNAVVSIIAVIIIGAGLDKTGVMNSMARVILRFAGKSESRIMALIAGTVAIISGFMQNIGAAALFLPAAKRIGNQTGVPVGRLLMPMGFCAIIGGCLTLVGSSPLILLNDLMVVGGTKYESFGMFSVTPIGLVLIAAALIYFIIFGRFILPNRSEEESAGPMSSVLTDTYNNIGSLYELHVPEDWKHDATLKSLDIRPIYFCTLVAIARDGGTSHVFAPSPDEVVKPGDHLVVVGPREFVEHMADDMGWALQAELATFAEELSPNNAGIMEGIVTPRSEFMGKTMADLRIRQRFQVSPLAIFRGDKIFVSGLSDIVIESGDALLLHGRWEVFHMIKGLPDLVFTEAVKGELLRTEKAKVALMWLAISLTMILGFHVQLSIALLTGALGMVLTKVLTIDEAYQSVDWMTVFLLGGLIPLGMAFENTGAAKYIADTIMAALGTPTPVILLTVIGILTSFFTLVASNVGATVLLVPLSMNMALNAGVDPRVAALTVAVAASNTFVLPTHQVNALIMRPGGYRTIDYVRSGAGMTVIYMVVMIAALMVFY, encoded by the coding sequence ATGACCCCTGAGATTATTACGGTTATGGCCGTACTCGCTTTCGCTGTGCTCCTCTTCATCTTCGAGTGGGTTCGCGTTGACGTGGTTGGCATCATTATGATGGTACTCCTGCCCCTGCTGGGGCTGGTTACCCCGCAACAGGCCATCAGCGGCCTGAGCAGTAACGCCGTCGTTTCAATTATTGCCGTCATCATTATCGGTGCCGGGTTGGATAAAACCGGCGTCATGAATTCAATGGCCCGAGTGATCCTACGTTTCGCAGGGAAGAGCGAATCAAGGATCATGGCACTCATAGCCGGAACAGTTGCCATCATATCCGGCTTTATGCAGAACATCGGCGCGGCCGCGCTCTTCCTGCCCGCGGCCAAGCGCATCGGCAACCAGACCGGCGTGCCGGTGGGGCGCTTGCTCATGCCCATGGGCTTTTGCGCCATCATCGGCGGCTGTCTGACTCTCGTCGGCTCCAGTCCCTTGATTCTGCTCAACGACCTGATGGTCGTCGGCGGGACCAAGTACGAGTCCTTCGGGATGTTCAGCGTCACCCCCATCGGTCTGGTTCTGATCGCAGCCGCTCTCATCTACTTCATAATCTTCGGCCGGTTCATCCTGCCGAACCGGTCCGAAGAGGAGAGCGCCGGGCCCATGTCTTCGGTGCTCACTGATACCTACAACAACATCGGTTCGTTGTACGAGTTGCATGTGCCCGAGGATTGGAAGCACGACGCTACACTGAAATCCTTGGACATTCGTCCGATCTATTTCTGTACGTTGGTCGCCATCGCTCGCGACGGCGGGACCAGCCACGTCTTTGCCCCTTCACCCGATGAGGTTGTCAAACCCGGCGACCATCTGGTGGTTGTGGGTCCCCGGGAGTTCGTCGAGCACATGGCCGACGACATGGGATGGGCGCTCCAGGCGGAGCTGGCCACCTTTGCCGAGGAACTCTCGCCCAACAACGCGGGCATCATGGAGGGTATTGTCACCCCCCGGTCCGAGTTCATGGGCAAGACCATGGCCGATCTTCGTATCAGACAACGCTTCCAGGTCTCGCCGCTGGCTATTTTCCGCGGGGACAAGATCTTTGTCAGCGGTCTGAGCGACATCGTCATCGAGTCCGGTGACGCCCTGCTCCTGCACGGTCGTTGGGAAGTCTTCCACATGATCAAGGGCTTGCCCGACCTGGTCTTCACCGAAGCGGTCAAGGGTGAGCTGCTGCGCACGGAAAAGGCGAAGGTCGCCCTGATGTGGCTGGCAATCTCCCTGACCATGATCCTCGGTTTCCACGTCCAGCTTTCCATCGCGCTGCTTACCGGCGCTCTGGGCATGGTCCTGACCAAGGTCCTGACCATCGACGAGGCCTACCAGTCCGTTGACTGGATGACCGTGTTCCTGCTCGGCGGGCTTATCCCTCTGGGCATGGCCTTCGAGAACACAGGAGCCGCGAAATACATCGCGGACACGATCATGGCCGCGCTGGGCACGCCCACGCCCGTGATCCTGCTCACTGTCATCGGCATTCTAACCTCCTTCTTCACACTGGTGGCGTCAAACGTCGGCGCGACCGTTCTGCTGGTACCGCTGTCCATGAACATGGCGCTCAACGCCGGGGTTGACCCCCGCGTAGCCGCCCTGACCGTGGCCGTCGCGGCCTCCAACACCTTTGTCCTGCCCACGCACCAGGTCAACGCCCTGATCATGCGGCCGGGAGGATATCGCACCATTGACTACGTCAGAAGCGGCGCAGGCATGACCGTGATTTACATGGTTGTGATGATTGCAGCTTTGATGGTTTTCTACTAG
- a CDS encoding universal stress protein, whose protein sequence is MALFSGVKKVVDKHYDSMAAKNCNTCNVGAWAVYHEHHLTEQSGGYSMKTFFKRLTGSRKEAAVCNTPMATEAVRCDRPQCKILIVSKGESFSRGIADYAISMASKTRSSLVALNLDETGEDFKAFSDQARKNIEYFSCKAEDAGLAFCHEVRQGDEDSVVAKMHEKDPFRYVMDDTAVASQRSSIPVYTRATLRAK, encoded by the coding sequence ATGGCCCTCTTCAGCGGAGTGAAAAAAGTGGTGGACAAGCATTATGACTCCATGGCCGCAAAGAATTGCAACACCTGCAATGTAGGCGCCTGGGCAGTCTATCACGAACATCATCTTACGGAACAATCGGGAGGATATTCGATGAAGACCTTTTTCAAACGACTCACCGGAAGCCGCAAGGAAGCCGCCGTCTGCAACACCCCCATGGCAACCGAAGCGGTTCGCTGTGACCGGCCGCAGTGCAAGATACTGATCGTCAGCAAGGGCGAATCCTTTTCTCGCGGAATAGCCGACTATGCCATCAGCATGGCCAGCAAGACCCGCAGTTCGCTCGTAGCTCTCAATCTTGATGAAACCGGCGAAGACTTCAAGGCCTTCTCCGATCAGGCTCGAAAGAATATAGAATACTTCTCCTGCAAAGCCGAAGACGCAGGCCTGGCCTTCTGTCACGAAGTTCGCCAGGGAGACGAGGATAGCGTCGTGGCCAAGATGCACGAGAAGGATCCGTTCCGCTATGTCATGGACGACACTGCCGTCGCCTCTCAGAGGAGCAGCATTCCAGTCTACACCCGGGCGACGTTGCGGGCCAAATAG